A window of the Acetobacteraceae bacterium genome harbors these coding sequences:
- the mobB gene encoding molybdopterin-guanine dinucleotide biosynthesis protein B has protein sequence MTLPLLAITAWSGTGKTTLLKQLIPLLIQKNIPVGLIKHTHHKMDIDTKGKDSYELRKAGAHQTIVASSKRWALMTEMPEETEPDLQDLASKMDPRTLKLILVEGFKREPIPKIQLFRKAAGHALEDFTIDPHTIAVASDVPLENLQVQQLNLNNPAEIADFIENWLAHQAS, from the coding sequence ATGACGCTTCCTTTATTAGCTATCACCGCTTGGAGCGGTACGGGTAAAACCACGCTGCTCAAACAGCTTATTCCACTTTTAATTCAAAAAAACATTCCCGTTGGCCTGATTAAACATACCCATCACAAAATGGATATTGATACAAAAGGAAAAGACAGCTACGAACTCCGTAAAGCAGGAGCTCATCAAACCATTGTCGCCAGCTCAAAACGCTGGGCGCTTATGACAGAAATGCCAGAAGAAACAGAGCCCGATTTACAAGATCTTGCCTCAAAAATGGATCCAAGGACGCTCAAACTCATTCTTGTTGAGGGCTTTAAAAGAGAACCTATTCCAAAAATCCAGCTTTTTCGGAAGGCAGCTGGTCATGCGCTGGAAGATTTTACGATTGATCCCCATACGATTGCCGTTGCCTCAGACGTCCCTTTAGAAAATCTCCAAGTTCAACAGCTTAACTTAAACAACCCTGCTGAAATTGCTGATTTTATTGAAAACTGGCTTGCGCACCAAGCATCTTAA
- a CDS encoding adenosine deaminase, with amino-acid sequence MPHLKNPKFSFRALLTGAVLVSGFSSSFAFAKAQNTSLSDDESLNTILESVKNNPKDLEAFLKSFPKGADLHNHLTGAIYAENFLRWASEDGNCISESKSEILPEACAVPPQKDQILAKKLLKNKEKTEKMIDVMSMRNFVYHPGGETGHDHFFAAFHRFDGLKPARMGDMLAEARARAVADHVQYAEFMVAPTVVEAIAAGKKLPASDKTDDARLEDWRQALSPELPKLVAQAEREINDAEKRSDDLLGCKGVNPQPACSVKVRYLYQALRTYTPSEVFAELSLGYALSAQDRRVVGVDFAEPEDNKVAVQDYDQHMQMFAFFNKAYPSVHLSLHAGELNHDLVPETALKDHIRKAVEVAGATRIGHGVDIAGEENSQQLLKEMSDKGILVEINLTSNDEILGIKGKAHPLALYERSRVPVALSTDDEGVSRGNLTQEYMRAVTDQNQNYGDLKALSRAGLEHAFLSGNSLWAKNGEPVKSCKSSVQKAVLSRRCKNFLDKNEKASVQWQLEEKFKAFEYKASQVKA; translated from the coding sequence ATGCCTCATTTAAAAAATCCTAAATTTTCCTTTCGTGCGTTACTGACAGGCGCTGTTTTGGTGTCAGGCTTTTCTTCTTCCTTCGCCTTTGCAAAGGCGCAAAATACATCGCTATCAGATGATGAATCCTTAAATACAATTTTGGAGAGTGTTAAAAATAATCCAAAAGATTTGGAAGCTTTTTTAAAAAGCTTTCCTAAAGGCGCAGACCTTCATAATCATCTTACAGGTGCAATTTATGCTGAGAATTTTTTGCGCTGGGCTTCTGAAGATGGCAACTGCATTTCTGAAAGTAAAAGTGAAATCTTGCCGGAAGCTTGTGCTGTTCCGCCCCAAAAAGATCAGATTCTAGCTAAAAAACTCTTAAAGAATAAAGAGAAAACAGAGAAAATGATCGATGTGATGTCGATGCGTAATTTTGTCTATCATCCCGGTGGAGAAACAGGACATGATCATTTCTTTGCCGCTTTTCATCGTTTTGATGGGTTAAAGCCTGCAAGAATGGGGGATATGTTGGCAGAAGCGAGAGCCAGAGCAGTAGCAGATCATGTGCAATATGCTGAATTTATGGTTGCGCCGACCGTTGTTGAAGCCATTGCCGCAGGTAAGAAATTGCCAGCATCGGATAAAACAGATGATGCACGCTTAGAGGATTGGCGTCAGGCGCTTTCTCCTGAATTGCCCAAATTGGTTGCACAGGCCGAGCGTGAAATTAACGATGCTGAAAAACGCAGTGATGATCTGTTAGGATGCAAGGGAGTAAACCCTCAGCCAGCTTGCAGTGTCAAGGTCCGCTATTTGTATCAGGCGCTTAGAACGTATACGCCATCAGAAGTTTTTGCTGAACTTTCTTTAGGTTATGCGCTTTCGGCGCAGGATCGCCGTGTGGTAGGTGTTGATTTCGCTGAGCCTGAAGATAATAAGGTTGCTGTGCAGGATTACGATCAGCATATGCAAATGTTTGCTTTCTTTAATAAGGCCTATCCTTCTGTGCATTTGTCTTTACATGCTGGGGAGCTTAATCATGATCTCGTGCCAGAAACGGCATTGAAAGATCATATCAGAAAGGCTGTTGAAGTCGCAGGCGCAACTCGTATTGGGCATGGCGTGGATATTGCAGGTGAGGAAAATAGCCAGCAACTCCTTAAAGAAATGTCTGATAAAGGGATTTTGGTTGAGATTAATCTTACTTCCAATGATGAAATTCTTGGCATTAAAGGCAAGGCACATCCTTTGGCGCTTTATGAGCGTTCTCGAGTGCCGGTTGCCCTTTCAACAGATGATGAAGGGGTTTCCCGTGGCAATTTGACGCAGGAGTATATGCGTGCTGTAACGGATCAAAATCAAAATTATGGCGATTTGAAAGCCTTAAGCCGTGCAGGGCTGGAACATGCGTTCCTTTCTGGCAATTCCCTTTGGGCGAAAAATGGTGAACCCGTCAAGTCGTGCAAATCTTCTGTGCAAAAAGCCGTTCTCTCCCGCAGATGTAAGAATTTCTTGGATAAAAATGAGAAAGCCTCTGTTCAGTGGCAGTTAGAAGAGAAATTTAAAGCATTTGAATACAAAGCTTCTCAAGTTAAAGCGTAA
- a CDS encoding VWA domain-containing protein encodes MIQGDVILSNFEQVPFSDFSAIEFAENPENRCPCILLLDISGSMSAGMFGSRGPIDDLNEGVRLFKSELEKDSLAAKRVEISIITFGGDVKVAQEFSTVDEFHPYDFKATGLTPMGEAIETAIDLLRNRKSQYQANGVKYYRPWIFMITDGGPNDDVTRAMELIKKGEMTKEFAFFAIGVKDADMDILTELSVRAPLKLQGVKFNELFSWLSSSLSSVSRSRPGETVALPSPSGWAEI; translated from the coding sequence ATGATTCAAGGGGATGTTATTTTGAGTAATTTTGAACAAGTTCCTTTTTCGGATTTTTCAGCCATTGAGTTCGCTGAAAATCCTGAAAATAGATGTCCTTGCATTCTCCTTTTAGATATTTCTGGATCTATGTCTGCGGGTATGTTTGGTTCAAGAGGTCCAATTGATGATCTCAACGAGGGCGTCCGCCTTTTTAAGTCAGAACTTGAAAAAGATTCTTTGGCGGCCAAGCGTGTGGAGATTTCGATTATTACTTTTGGCGGTGATGTTAAAGTTGCGCAGGAATTTTCAACTGTGGATGAGTTCCATCCGTATGATTTTAAGGCCACAGGCTTAACGCCGATGGGCGAAGCCATTGAAACGGCGATTGATTTGCTTCGAAACCGCAAGTCTCAATATCAGGCGAATGGGGTGAAATATTACCGCCCTTGGATTTTTATGATTACCGATGGCGGTCCAAATGATGATGTCACACGGGCGATGGAGCTGATTAAAAAAGGCGAGATGACTAAGGAATTTGCGTTTTTTGCGATTGGGGTCAAGGATGCCGATATGGATATTTTGACCGAGCTCTCTGTCCGTGCGCCTTTAAAGCTTCAAGGCGTGAAGTTTAATGAGCTGTTTAGCTGGCTTTCCAGTTCTCTCAGCTCTGTCTCACGATCCCGTCCCGGGGAAACGGTCGCATTGCCTTCGCCTTCAGGATGGGCTGAAATTTAA
- a CDS encoding SDR family oxidoreductase yields the protein MSQKRNWLITGASSGFGKSLAQKILAEGDNIVVTARKKEALEEIAKIAPDRVFVFPADITVQSQREALVKASLEHFSKIDMLANVAGRGCVGEAEAFSQEEMDALMALNFIAPVELIKLVLPAMRQQKSGKIINFTSIAGMVSFPACAPYSATKYALEGWTDALRQEVSQFNIEVMLVEPGAFKTEFAVSGVLMEAQKSLPAYDEMLKYWHEFFEKMVENAQGDPDKAADVILKAVSGKMSSHLLLGSDAYETLDHVMKERLTEIAHWKEKGAANTSFKNAKEGASLL from the coding sequence ATGTCTCAGAAAAGAAATTGGCTTATCACAGGCGCTTCTTCGGGTTTTGGGAAATCCCTAGCCCAAAAAATCTTGGCAGAAGGCGACAATATTGTCGTGACGGCTCGAAAAAAAGAAGCCTTGGAAGAAATAGCAAAAATCGCACCGGATCGTGTTTTTGTTTTTCCAGCTGATATTACAGTGCAGTCGCAGCGCGAGGCCTTGGTTAAAGCAAGTTTAGAGCATTTTTCAAAAATTGATATGCTGGCCAATGTTGCAGGGCGAGGATGTGTTGGGGAGGCAGAGGCGTTTTCTCAAGAGGAAATGGATGCGCTGATGGCACTGAATTTCATAGCGCCCGTGGAGCTAATTAAATTAGTACTTCCTGCGATGCGTCAGCAGAAATCTGGTAAGATTATCAATTTCACAAGTATTGCCGGTATGGTTTCTTTTCCAGCTTGTGCGCCGTATTCTGCGACAAAATATGCCCTTGAGGGCTGGACAGATGCCCTTCGCCAAGAAGTTTCCCAGTTTAACATTGAAGTTATGCTGGTTGAGCCTGGAGCGTTTAAAACAGAATTTGCCGTTTCAGGCGTGCTAATGGAAGCACAAAAATCTTTGCCAGCCTATGATGAGATGTTGAAATATTGGCATGAGTTTTTTGAAAAAATGGTGGAAAATGCACAAGGTGATCCTGATAAGGCAGCAGATGTGATTTTAAAAGCTGTTTCAGGGAAAATGTCTTCTCATTTGCTTTTAGGTTCAGATGCTTATGAAACTTTAGATCATGTGATGAAAGAGCGTTTAACAGAAATTGCGCATTGGAAAGAAAAGGGCGCTGCTAATACTTCTTTTAAGAATGCGAAAGAAGGTGCTTCTTTACTTTAA
- a CDS encoding SDR family oxidoreductase, translating into MTDLAIFKQKVVFITGAGSGIGPATALAFAELGAQTVLVGRKKAPLEETAQNITQAGHLAPLIIENCDVSQEDNLKSALSQTFEKFGRLDIAFNNAGMADSALGPLADINSDAYQRMMQVNVDGVFFAMKHEIPLMRQTIEKFKTEAGAGGQCRILNTASIAGLIGFANAAALDYANDKIAINAIAPGPVETPLVHEFTQTEANDTAFKQQIPMKRYGTSEEIAELVIGLCSPQMKFITGTVITIDGGITAGH; encoded by the coding sequence ATGACAGATTTGGCTATTTTTAAGCAAAAAGTTGTTTTTATCACAGGGGCAGGCTCAGGGATTGGTCCAGCCACAGCGCTTGCCTTTGCAGAATTAGGGGCGCAAACCGTTTTGGTTGGCCGAAAAAAAGCGCCTCTTGAAGAAACCGCTCAAAACATCACACAGGCTGGACATCTCGCACCCCTCATTATTGAAAATTGTGATGTCTCTCAAGAAGACAATCTCAAATCTGCCCTTTCTCAAACTTTCGAAAAATTTGGACGTTTAGACATTGCCTTTAACAATGCCGGCATGGCGGATTCCGCTTTAGGCCCTTTAGCAGACATCAATTCTGACGCTTATCAACGCATGATGCAGGTCAATGTCGATGGCGTCTTTTTTGCGATGAAGCATGAAATTCCCCTCATGCGTCAAACGATTGAAAAATTCAAAACAGAAGCAGGCGCCGGCGGACAATGCCGTATCCTTAACACGGCCTCTATTGCGGGACTGATTGGCTTTGCAAATGCAGCCGCTTTGGACTATGCCAATGACAAAATTGCTATCAATGCCATTGCACCAGGCCCCGTAGAGACACCTCTCGTTCATGAATTTACGCAAACAGAAGCCAATGACACCGCCTTTAAACAGCAAATTCCAATGAAACGCTACGGCACATCTGAAGAAATTGCAGAGCTTGTCATCGGCTTATGTTCCCCTCAAATGAAATTCATCACAGGCACAGTGATTACTATTGATGGCGGCATTACCGCAGGACACTAA
- a CDS encoding protein phosphatase 2C domain-containing protein, producing the protein MKPWYWMIASKIGTSHLKNKTACQDAAVAFPISPPLFSRYKSFYFAAIVSDGAGSTSHGGEGAKIACFFLKNKIRRYFKKSSFLPTESLLREWVLEAREAIQKAALKAGNELILKDYACTLVLFLSNGKQQISAHIGDGAIVTCDESQEWECFSAPHHGEYASTTYFLTDDVPAIRISTSEKKIKGVCVFSDGIEALALNLSNNTAHQPFFKTLAGPMGLASKKKKAGCDRGLSQMLGALLESEKVCARTDDDKTLILAKVKQR; encoded by the coding sequence ATGAAGCCTTGGTATTGGATGATTGCCTCTAAAATTGGCACGAGCCATCTTAAAAATAAGACAGCGTGCCAAGATGCCGCTGTTGCTTTTCCAATTTCACCGCCCTTGTTTTCCAGATATAAAAGTTTTTATTTTGCTGCAATCGTGAGCGATGGTGCAGGCAGTACCTCTCACGGCGGAGAGGGCGCTAAAATTGCCTGCTTTTTTTTGAAAAATAAAATTCGGCGTTATTTTAAAAAATCGTCTTTTTTGCCAACAGAAAGCCTCTTGCGGGAATGGGTATTAGAGGCCAGAGAAGCGATTCAAAAAGCCGCTTTAAAAGCAGGAAATGAATTAATTTTAAAAGATTATGCCTGCACTTTAGTTTTATTTCTAAGCAATGGAAAACAGCAAATCAGCGCCCATATTGGGGACGGGGCGATTGTGACCTGTGATGAGTCACAGGAATGGGAATGCTTTTCTGCGCCACATCATGGGGAATATGCTTCCACAACTTATTTCTTAACCGATGATGTCCCTGCAATCCGTATTTCCACCTCGGAGAAAAAGATTAAAGGGGTTTGCGTTTTTAGCGATGGGATTGAAGCTTTGGCTTTGAATTTATCTAATAATACAGCGCATCAGCCTTTTTTTAAAACGCTGGCAGGGCCGATGGGACTTGCCAGCAAGAAGAAAAAAGCGGGTTGTGACAGAGGATTATCGCAAATGCTGGGGGCTTTGTTGGAAAGTGAAAAAGTGTGCGCCCGCACAGATGATGATAAAACGTTGATTCTGGCGAAGGTAAAGCAACGATAA
- a CDS encoding 2-hydroxyacid dehydrogenase yields MPAPYDASQTLLLDQDFKKFITPETFSTPPKEVSALDLSQNNPHIKAIITNFAVGVSEEILEKLPNLEIISVFGVGVDRLPLQKAKERKLKITTTAGVNADEVADTALMLLLNLNRHFLGNVQWMENGSWVKIGEPPLGHSIKGSKVGIAGFGAIGKAIAERLSVFGAEIRYFNRSAAQTAFKREDSIDSLADWADTLILALPGTQETQNIINENILKKLGANSVLINIARGSLIDEKALIEALKNKTIRGAGLDVFLNEPNINPAYLTLPNCVLQPHQGSATWETRQAMACNVVQNLQAHFSKRALLTPLKGFA; encoded by the coding sequence ATGCCTGCCCCTTATGATGCCTCTCAAACCCTCTTATTAGATCAGGATTTTAAAAAATTTATCACGCCCGAGACATTCTCTACACCGCCAAAAGAAGTTTCTGCCTTAGACCTGTCCCAAAACAATCCTCATATTAAGGCGATTATTACAAATTTTGCGGTTGGCGTTTCGGAAGAAATTCTTGAAAAACTTCCCAATTTAGAAATTATTTCTGTCTTTGGCGTTGGTGTAGATCGCCTCCCGCTTCAAAAAGCAAAAGAACGTAAGCTGAAAATTACAACAACCGCAGGCGTCAATGCAGACGAAGTTGCTGATACGGCGCTCATGCTTCTGCTAAATTTAAACCGTCACTTTCTTGGAAATGTTCAATGGATGGAAAATGGCTCTTGGGTCAAAATTGGCGAACCGCCCCTTGGTCATTCGATTAAAGGGTCAAAAGTGGGCATTGCTGGCTTTGGTGCGATTGGCAAAGCCATTGCCGAGAGACTTTCTGTCTTTGGGGCTGAAATCCGCTATTTTAACCGCAGTGCAGCTCAAACCGCTTTCAAACGTGAAGACAGCATAGATTCATTGGCAGACTGGGCAGACACGCTCATTTTAGCGCTTCCCGGAACTCAAGAAACGCAAAATATTATCAATGAAAATATTTTGAAAAAACTTGGTGCAAATTCTGTTCTTATTAACATTGCCAGAGGTTCCTTAATTGATGAAAAGGCTCTGATTGAAGCCCTCAAAAACAAAACAATCCGAGGCGCTGGTCTTGATGTTTTCCTTAATGAGCCTAACATCAATCCTGCCTATTTAACGCTTCCTAATTGTGTGCTTCAGCCCCATCAAGGCTCTGCGACATGGGAAACACGCCAAGCGATGGCGTGCAATGTTGTCCAGAATTTACAAGCGCATTTTTCTAAGAGAGCGCTTCTTACCCCTCTTAAAGGCTTTGCATAA
- the ubiM gene encoding 5-demethoxyubiquinol-8 5-hydroxylase UbiM, producing MENAQRQSFDILIGGGGPAGLATALSFARDGWQVALIEKAPENVLADPSFDGREIALTHHSRKWLEDAGVWEKFPQECICPMYQARVESGNGGSSPLVFEAPHSLFKRKSGTESKELGWLVANHLIRKALYERVKEESDNITLIAGHSISRTRQTNQGQELEVRLDNGDTLSGRLLVVADGRFSNLRKNAGIGIILHDFHSSVLVCRVAHHVPHENIALQWFTEGKTVALLPVAEMTEDGRYQSSLVLTMKPEEITHLQECDEETFNREVSIMSEDRYGSLALTSPRIAYPLKAVYAHRFYAPRMALVGDAAVGMHPITAHGFNFGLKAQEILAAEVMATPDADPGNPVALKKFCHKLRLETFPLFAATNAIGAIYTRDEKPFLAARKIGLKIANRLTPFKNRIARALMDNR from the coding sequence ATGGAAAACGCTCAAAGACAATCATTCGATATTCTCATTGGCGGTGGTGGGCCTGCGGGTCTTGCAACGGCCTTATCTTTTGCAAGAGATGGCTGGCAGGTGGCCCTCATTGAAAAAGCACCAGAGAATGTTCTTGCTGATCCGTCTTTTGATGGGCGTGAAATTGCCTTGACTCACCATAGCCGTAAATGGCTTGAGGATGCTGGCGTTTGGGAAAAATTTCCGCAGGAATGTATTTGCCCCATGTATCAGGCACGGGTTGAAAGTGGCAATGGGGGATCCTCTCCCTTGGTTTTTGAAGCGCCCCATTCTCTTTTTAAGCGTAAATCTGGAACAGAAAGCAAAGAGTTAGGCTGGCTGGTTGCAAACCACCTTATTCGTAAGGCGCTTTATGAACGCGTCAAAGAGGAATCTGACAATATTACGCTGATTGCAGGTCATTCTATTTCAAGAACACGACAAACAAATCAGGGGCAGGAACTTGAGGTGCGTCTTGATAATGGGGACACATTGTCTGGACGTTTGTTGGTCGTTGCGGATGGCCGCTTCTCCAATCTGCGTAAAAATGCAGGGATTGGCATTATTTTGCATGATTTCCATTCAAGCGTTTTGGTTTGCCGTGTTGCGCATCATGTTCCGCATGAGAATATTGCCCTTCAATGGTTTACAGAAGGCAAGACTGTTGCGCTTTTGCCTGTGGCTGAAATGACAGAGGACGGGCGTTACCAGTCCTCACTCGTTTTGACGATGAAGCCCGAAGAAATCACGCATTTACAGGAATGTGATGAGGAAACATTTAATCGGGAAGTTTCCATTATGAGTGAAGACCGTTATGGGTCTTTAGCGTTGACAAGTCCACGGATTGCTTATCCGCTGAAAGCTGTGTATGCGCACCGTTTCTATGCGCCAAGGATGGCTTTGGTGGGGGATGCTGCGGTTGGGATGCATCCGATTACAGCGCATGGTTTTAATTTTGGCCTTAAAGCGCAAGAGATTTTAGCGGCGGAAGTGATGGCTACACCAGATGCCGATCCGGGAAATCCTGTTGCCTTGAAGAAATTCTGCCATAAATTAAGATTGGAAACTTTCCCTCTCTTTGCGGCAACCAATGCGATTGGCGCTATTTATACACGTGATGAGAAACCCTTCTTGGCCGCAAGAAAAATTGGTTTGAAAATTGCGAACCGTCTCACGCCATTCAAAAATCGTATTGCACGGGCTTTGATGGATAATCGGTAA
- a CDS encoding HIT domain-containing protein: MVTPYDPNNIFAKIIKGAIPAKIIARNEYAIAFYNIQPQAKFHALVIPTGPYRNFSDFNVNASPKEHHAFWNLTQEVASLLEEHYLEETKDKNLAGFRLITNKGPASGQEVEHFHVHILGGEKLASLNTKA; this comes from the coding sequence ATGGTAACACCCTACGATCCAAATAATATTTTTGCAAAAATCATCAAAGGTGCGATCCCTGCGAAAATTATTGCCCGAAATGAATATGCCATTGCCTTTTACAATATTCAGCCACAGGCAAAATTTCATGCGTTGGTCATTCCAACAGGGCCTTACCGTAATTTCTCAGACTTTAATGTGAATGCCTCTCCAAAAGAGCATCATGCCTTTTGGAATCTTACGCAAGAAGTCGCCAGCCTTTTAGAAGAACACTATCTCGAAGAAACAAAAGATAAAAATTTGGCAGGCTTCCGGCTCATTACCAACAAAGGTCCTGCTTCGGGACAGGAGGTTGAACATTTCCATGTTCATATCCTCGGTGGTGAAAAACTCGCCTCCCTTAATACCAAAGCCTAA
- the nuoN gene encoding NADH-quinone oxidoreductase subunit NuoN: MTITSQQLIALLPLFIVGLAVVLVMLSIAWKRNHFLNATLTALGLGAAMVSLYFANQVGAVSVTSLIRVDFYGLFYSALILFSGLGTCLFAYPWLKNFTDNKDEFYLLLLMACLGGLLLAISNHFASLFLGVELLSLPVFGMVGYAFGREHALEASLKYTVLSAVASSFLLFGIALIYANTGDLSFAGFGRSFSSEALYSPLLLIGFGMMMVGLGFKLSLAPFHLWTPDVYQGAHASVSAFLATASKVAIFCALVRLVFYIPAGLGSDVQLLLAVMAFISIVFGNLMALNQKSVKRLLGYSSIGHFGYLLVAVVALKASAFALETIGVYLAGYVATNLAAFGIVSVLSTQKAGAEIDSLDEYRGIFWRSPFIATLMTLMMVSFAGIPLTLGFIGKFYVIASAVDAHLWWLTGAIILGSALGLYYYLRVVITMYLKEAPQSEVQLSSLWFCKPDGLMVVFSTTFVMVLGVWPQPLINIARGTLHLLH, encoded by the coding sequence ATGACTATCACTTCGCAACAACTGATCGCATTGCTTCCTTTGTTTATTGTCGGGCTGGCTGTCGTGCTTGTCATGCTCTCTATTGCTTGGAAGCGGAATCATTTTCTCAATGCAACACTGACAGCTCTTGGGCTGGGCGCTGCAATGGTTTCCCTTTATTTTGCCAATCAAGTGGGGGCTGTTTCGGTAACGTCTTTAATCCGTGTGGATTTTTACGGACTGTTTTACAGTGCTTTAATTCTCTTTTCTGGCTTGGGAACGTGCCTTTTCGCTTATCCTTGGTTGAAAAATTTTACGGATAATAAGGATGAATTTTATTTACTCCTTTTGATGGCTTGCTTGGGTGGATTGCTTTTAGCAATTTCAAATCATTTTGCTTCACTGTTTTTGGGCGTTGAATTGCTCTCTTTGCCTGTTTTTGGAATGGTTGGATATGCTTTTGGGCGGGAACATGCTTTAGAAGCAAGTCTTAAATATACCGTTCTGTCAGCAGTAGCCTCTTCTTTCCTTCTGTTTGGGATAGCGTTGATTTATGCCAATACAGGAGATCTTTCTTTCGCTGGATTTGGAAGATCTTTTTCGAGTGAAGCGCTTTATTCGCCTTTACTCCTTATTGGTTTTGGAATGATGATGGTGGGGCTTGGGTTTAAACTCTCTCTTGCGCCTTTCCATCTTTGGACACCTGATGTGTATCAGGGGGCACATGCTTCTGTTTCCGCCTTTCTTGCAACGGCGAGTAAGGTCGCTATTTTTTGCGCCCTTGTCCGTTTGGTTTTTTATATTCCTGCAGGGCTAGGAAGCGATGTGCAGCTTCTTTTGGCTGTGATGGCTTTTATTTCCATTGTTTTTGGAAATTTAATGGCGCTCAATCAGAAAAGCGTAAAGCGTCTTTTAGGCTATTCTTCCATTGGGCATTTTGGATATTTGCTGGTTGCGGTTGTGGCTTTGAAGGCTTCGGCTTTTGCTCTTGAGACAATAGGCGTTTATCTTGCAGGTTATGTGGCAACCAATCTTGCTGCCTTTGGGATTGTGAGTGTGCTGTCAACGCAGAAAGCTGGTGCTGAAATTGATTCCTTAGATGAATATCGTGGAATCTTCTGGCGTTCGCCTTTCATTGCGACTTTAATGACATTGATGATGGTTTCTTTTGCAGGGATTCCCTTAACGCTTGGCTTTATTGGCAAATTCTATGTGATTGCATCTGCTGTTGATGCGCATCTTTGGTGGCTGACTGGGGCAATTATTCTAGGCTCTGCTTTGGGGCTTTATTACTACCTGCGGGTTGTGATTACGATGTACCTCAAAGAAGCGCCACAGTCTGAGGTTCAGCTCTCTTCTCTTTGGTTTTGCAAGCCAGATGGCCTAATGGTTGTTTTCTCGACAACGTTTGTCATGGTCTTAGGTGTTTGGCCTCAGCCACTTATTAACATTGCCCGTGGGACGCTCCACCTTCTTCATTAA
- a CDS encoding sel1 repeat family protein has protein sequence MKSSKHRFGEDGYDTLISMNVILEKTTRFLTVLAGCFGLLTGTMAFAIVPEELDGLVQKADQGDVSASYALGVAFLKGDGVPQNDSLAAQYFQKASNHGSALAENALGLLYEAGNGVPQNKEKATSLFQQAAAEGNQEARIHLELLQDQKKPMIVLRPSFSVSLPPQPTKVSKEKKSLALKQSSLEPVASSSKTEGISWMVQLFEFLLGGTVLFTLFKVFRRLFGRFFGGKKARKVSPPTSAYKIVSEFKGRM, from the coding sequence TTGAAGAGTTCCAAACACCGTTTCGGTGAAGATGGATACGATACTCTAATTAGTATGAATGTGATTTTAGAAAAAACAACACGCTTTTTAACCGTGCTTGCGGGATGTTTTGGCCTCTTAACGGGTACGATGGCTTTTGCAATTGTGCCAGAGGAGCTTGATGGACTGGTTCAAAAAGCAGATCAGGGCGATGTTTCAGCGTCTTATGCGCTCGGGGTTGCTTTTTTAAAAGGGGACGGTGTGCCTCAAAATGACTCTCTTGCAGCGCAATATTTTCAGAAAGCCTCGAATCATGGCAGCGCTTTGGCAGAAAATGCTTTGGGCTTGTTGTATGAGGCAGGTAATGGCGTTCCACAGAATAAGGAAAAAGCGACCTCTCTTTTTCAGCAGGCAGCAGCAGAAGGAAATCAGGAAGCACGGATTCACTTAGAGCTTTTACAAGATCAGAAAAAGCCTATGATTGTTTTAAGGCCGAGTTTCAGTGTTTCGCTCCCGCCACAGCCGACAAAAGTTTCAAAAGAAAAGAAATCTTTGGCCTTGAAGCAATCTTCTTTAGAGCCTGTTGCATCTTCGTCAAAAACAGAGGGGATTTCATGGATGGTTCAGCTTTTTGAATTTCTTTTGGGAGGAACGGTTCTTTTTACTCTGTTTAAAGTTTTTCGCCGCCTTTTTGGGAGGTTTTTCGGCGGAAAAAAAGCGAGAAAAGTCTCTCCGCCAACTTCTGCCTACAAAATTGTAAGTGAATTTAAAGGGCGGATGTAA